One Pseudopipra pipra isolate bDixPip1 chromosome 30, bDixPip1.hap1, whole genome shotgun sequence genomic region harbors:
- the DIP2B gene encoding disco-interacting protein 2 homolog B isoform X4, whose product MAEPAAPAAVSSLPREVREQLAELELELSEGDITQKGYEKKRAKLLAPYVPQSQGVDPASQKESRSAQMPPPSAAPASSSSSSSSSSKFHRARSGGARDERYRSDIHTEAVQAALAKHKEQKMALPMPTKRRSTFVQSPADACTPPENFSVPPDVTATTSTPSARPAAIDLPPSGIVKGMHKGSNRSSLMDTADGVPVSSRVSTKIQQLLNTLKRPKRPPLKEFFVDDFEEIVEVPQPDPNQPKPEGRQMTPVKGEPLGVVCNWPPALEAALQRWGTTQAKCPCLTALDVTGKPVYTLTYGKLWSRSLKLAYTLLNKLGTKNEPVLKPGDRVALVYPNNDPVMFMVAFYGCLLAEVIPVPIEVPLTRKDAGGQQIGFLLGSCGIALALTTEVCLKGLPKTQNGEIVQFKGWPRLKWVVTDSKYLSKSPKDWQPNISAAGTEPAYIEYKTSKEGSVMGVTVSRVAMLAHCQALSQACNYSEGETIVNVLDFKKDAGLWHGILTNVMNKLHTISVPYSVMKTCPLSWVQRVHAHKAKVALVKCRDLHWAMMAHRDQRDVSLSSLRMLIVTDGANPWSVSSCDAFLSLFQSHGLKPEAICPCATSPEAMTIAIRRPGVPGAPLPGRAILSMNGLSFGVIRVNTEDKNSALTVQDVGHVMPGGMMCIVKPDGPPQLCKTDEIGEICVSSRAGGMMYYGLAGVTKNTFEVIPVNSSGSPVGEVPFVRSGLLGFVGPGSLVFVVGKMDGLLMVSGRRHNADDIVATGLAVESIKTVYRGRIAVFSVSVFYDERIVVVAEQRPDASEEDSFQWMSRVLQAIDSIHQVGVYCLALVPANTLPKTPLGGIHISQTKQHFLEGSLHPCNILMCPHTCVTNLPKPRQKQPGVGPASVMVGNLVAGKRIAQASGRDLGQLEDNDLVKKHQFLTEVLQWRAQATPDHPLFLLLNAKGTTVCTATCLQLHKKAERIASVLCDKGHLNAGDNVVLLYPPGIELITAFYGCLYAGCVPVTVRPPHAQSLTATLPTVRMIVEVSKAACILTTQTLMRLLKSREAAGAVDVKTWPTIIDTDDLPRKRLAQIYKPPTPEMLAYLDFSVSTTGMLTGVKMSHAAVSGLCRAIKLQCELYSSRQIAICLDPYCGLGFVLWCLCSVYSGHQSILIPPMELESNLFLWLSTVSQYKIRDTFCSYSVMELCTKGLGNQVEMLKARGINLSCVRTCVVVAEERPRVALTQSFSKLFKDIGLSSRAVSTTFGSRVNVAICLQGTSGPDPTTVYVDLKSLRHDRVRLVERGAPQSLLLSESGKILPGVKVVIVNPETKGPLGDSHLGEIWVNSPHTASGYYTIYDNETLQADHFNTRLSFGDAAQTLWARTGYLGFVRRTELTAASGERHDALYVVGALDETLELRGLRYHPIDIETSVSRTHRSIAECAVFTWTNLLVVVVELCGCEQEALDLVPLVTNVVLEEHYLIVGVVVVVDPGVIPINSRGEKQRMHLRDSFLADQLDPIYVAYNM is encoded by the exons GGGACATCACACAGAAGGGGTatgagaagaagagagcaaAGCTGCTGGCTCCATATGTCCCCCAAAGCCAAG ggGTTGATCCAGCGTCACAGAAGGAATCCAGATCAGCTCAGATGCCCCCTCCATCcgcagctccagcctcctcctcctcctcctcctcctcctcctccaaattCCACCGCGCTCGCTCCGGGGGAGCCCGAGATGAACGGTACCGCTCCG ATATCCACACGGAAGCGGTGCAGGCGGCGCTGGCCAAGCACAAGGAGCAGAAGATGGCCCTGCCCATGCCCACCAAGCGACGCTCCACGTTTGTCCAGTCCCCAGCAGATGCCTGCACTCCCCCAG AGAATTTCTCAGTCCCCCCAGATGTCACAGCAACTACCTCCACCCCCTCGGCCCGGCCGGCGGCGATCGACCTCCCTCCCTCTGGAATTGTCAAGGGGATGCACAAGGGATCCAACCGCTCCAGCCTCATGGACACTGCTGATG gtgtccctgtgagcagcagagTCTCCACCAAAATTCAGCAGCTGCTCAACACCTTGAAAAGGCCCAAAAGACCACCCCTGAAAGAATTCTTCGTGGATGATTTTGAAGAAATCGTGGAAG TCCCCCAGCCCGACCCCAACCAGCCCAAGCCCGAGGGCAGGCAGATGACCCCGGTGAAGGGGGAGCCCCTGGGAGTGGTTTGTAACtggcctcctgccctggaagcagctctgcagcgttgGGGGACCACCCAGGCCAAGTGTCCCTGTCTGACAGCCCTGGATGTGACAGGAAAACCCGTTTACACCCTCACATATG GCAAACTGTGGAGCAGAAGTCTCAAGCTGGCCTACACCCTGCTCAACAAACTGGGGACCAAAAACGAGCCTGTGTTAAAACCTGGAGACAGG GTGGCCCTTGTCTACCCCAACAACGACCCCGTGATGTTCATGGTGGCATTTTATGGCTGTCTGCTGGCAGAAGTGATCCCAGTGCCTATAGAGGTACCTCTTACCAGAAAG GATGCTGGTGGGCAGCAGATTGGCTTCCTGCTGGGGAGCTGTGGCATTGCCCTGGCCCTCACCACTGAAGTGTGTCTGAAAGGGCTCCCAAAAACCCAGAACGGAGAAATCGTGCAGTTCAAAG GTTGGCCCAGACTCAAATGGGTTGTGACAGATTCAAAATATCTCTCCAAATCTCCCAAGGACTGGCAGCCCAACATCTCAGCAGCAGGAACTGAGCCAGCATATATTGAG tACAAGACCAGCAAGGAGGGCAGTGTCATGGGGGTCACGGTGTCCCGGGTGGCCATGCTGGCCCACTGCCAAGCCTTGTCTCAGGCCTGCAACTACTCTGAAG GTGAGACGATAGTGAATGTGCTGGACTTCAAGAAGGATGCAGGGCTGTGGCACGGGATCCTCACG aATGTAATGAACAAGCTGCACACCATCAGCGTGCCCTATTCTGTGATGAAAACCTGCCCTCTCTCCTGGGTGCAGAGGGTCCACGCCCACAAAG CAAAAGTGGCTTTGGTGAAGTGTCGAGACTTGCACTGGGCCATGATGGCCCACAGAGACCAAAGAGATGTCAGTCTGAGCTCCCTGAGGATGCTGATCGTCACTGATGGTGCAAATCCCT GGTCTGTCTCCTCCTGTGATGCCTTCCTGAGCTTGTTCCAGAGCCATGGGCTCAAACCAGAGGCCATttgtccctgtgccacctcccCCGAGGCGATGACCATCGCGATCCGGAG GCCTGGAGTCCCTGGGGCCCCTTTGCCAGGCAGAGCCATCCTGTCCATGAACGGGCTGAGCTTCGGGGTGATTCGGGTCAACACTGAAGATAAAAACTCTGCTCTCACCGTGCAGGACGTTGGCCACGTGATGCCAGGAG GCATGATGTGCATTGTGAAACCCGATGGGCCACCCCAGCTCTGCAAAACAGACGAGATTGGTGAGATCTGTGTGAGCtccagagcaggagggatgATGTACTATGGGCTGGCAGGGGTGACAAAGAACACTTTCGAG GTGATCCCTGTGAACTCCTCAGGCTCTCCAGTGGGGGAAGTGCCCTTCGTCCGCTCCGGCTTGCTGGGATTTGTCGGCCCC ggcagcctgGTGTTCGTGGTGGGGAAGATGGACGGGCTGCTGATGGTGAGCGGGCGGAGGCACAACGCCGACGACATCGTGGCCACCGGCCTGGCCGTGGAGTCCATCAAGACAGTTTACAGGGGAAG GATCGCCGTGTTCTCCGTGTCCGTGTTCTACGACGAGAGGATCGTGGTGGTGGCGGAGCAGAGGCCGGATGCCTCCGAGGAGGACAGCTTCCAGTGGATGAGTCGGGTGCTGCAG gccaTTGACAGCATTCACCAAGTGGGGGTGTACTGCCTTGCTCTCGTGCCAGCCAACACATTGCCAAAAACTCCGCTGGGAGGGATCCACATCTCACAAACCAAACAGCACTTTCTGGAGGGCTCTCTGCACCCCTGCAACATCCTCATGTGCCCACACACCTGTGTGACAAACTTGCCAAAGCCCAGGCAGAAACAGCCAG GCGTGGGCCCTGCCTCTGTGATGGTGGGGAACCTGGTTGCTGGGAAGCGAATCGCTCAGGCCTCGGGGAGAGACCTGGGCCAGCTGGAAGACAACGATTTAGTTAAAAAG CACCAGTTCCTGACAGAGGTGTTGCAGTGGAGAGCTCAAGCCACTCCTGACCACCCGCTCTTCCTTTTACTGAACGCCAAG GGAACCACTGTGTGCACGGCCACCTGCCTTCAGCTGCACAAGAAGGCCGAGAGGATCGCGTCAGTGCTCTGTGACAAAGGACATCTCAATGCAGGAGACAATGTGGTGCTTCTTTATCCTCCTG GCATTGAGCTCATCACAGCCTTCTATGGCTGCCTGTACGCCGGCTGTGTGCCCGTCACCGTGCGCCCGCCCCACGCCCAGAGCCTCACCGCGACCCTGCCCACCGTCAGGATGATCGTGGAG GTCAGCAAAGCCGCCTGTATCCTCACTACCCAGACCCTGATGAGGCTGCTCAAGTCCAgggaggcagctggagctgtggatGTGAAAACCTGGCCAACCATCATCGACACAG ATGACTTGCCCAGGAAGAGACTGGCCCAGATCTATAAGCCACCCACGCCTGAAATGTTGGCATATCTAGATTTTAGTGTCTCCACAACGGGCATGCTCACAGGAGTAAAG ATGTCCCATGCTGCTGTCAgtggcctgtgcagggccatcAAGCTGCAGTGTGAGCTCTACTCCTCCCGGCAGATTGCCATCTGCCTCGACCCCTACTGCGGGCTGGGATTCGTGCTCTGGTGCCTTTGCAG CGTGTATTCTGGACACCAGTCAATTTTAATTCCTCCTATGGAGCTGGAATCCAACCTTTTTCTCTGGTTATCTACTGTCAGCCAGTATAAAATAAGGGACACTTTCTGTTCCTATTCAGTCATGGAACTGTGCACAAAGGGACTTGGAAACCAAGTTGAAATGTTAAAG GCCCGGGGCATCAACCTGTCGTGCGTGAGGACGTGCGTGGTGGTGGCGGAGGAGCGGCCCCGGGTGGCCCTCACCCAGTCCTTCTCCAAGCTCTTCAAGGACATCGGCCTCTCGTCCCGCGCCGTCAGCACCACCTTCGGCTCCCGGGTCAACGTGGCCATCTGCTTACAG GGAACGTCCGGGCCCGATCCCACCACGGTGTACGTGGACCTGAAGTCCTTGAGGCATGACAG agTCCGTCTGGTGGAACGAGGAGCTCCACAGAGCCTGTTGCTTTCCGAGTCTGGGAAG ATTCTGCCTGGAGTCAAAGTGGTCATTGTCAACCCGGAGACAAAAGGGCCTCTGGGAGATTCCCACCTTGGGGAG ATCTGGGTGAACAGCCCCCACACAGCCAGCGGTTACTACACCATCTACGACAACGAGACCCTCCAGGCCGACCACTTCAACACCCGCCTGAGCTTCGGGGACGCGGCGCAGACGCTCTGGGCCCGCACCGGTTACCTGGGCTTCGTGCGGCGCACCGAGCTCACGGCGGCCAGCGGAG agCGCCACGACGCCCTGTACGTGGTGGGAGCCCTGGATGAGACTCTGGAGCTGCGGGGGCTGCGCTACCACCCCATCGACATCGAGACCTCGGTGTCCCGGACCCACAGGAGCATTGCTGAATG TGCCGTGTTCACCTGGACCAacctgctggtggtggtggtggagctGTGTGGCTGCGAGCAGGAGGCTCTGGATTTAGTCCCTCTGGTGACCAACGTGGTCCTGGAAGAGCATTACCTGATCGTGGgcgtggtggtggtggtggatcCCGGGGTCATCCCCATCAATTCCCGAGGCGAGAAGCAGCGGATGCACCTCCGGGACAGTTTCCTGGCAGATCAGCTGGACCCCATCTACGTGGCCTACAACATGTga
- the DIP2B gene encoding disco-interacting protein 2 homolog B isoform X3: MRHKLQRGDITQKGYEKKRAKLLAPYVPQSQGVDPASQKESRSAQMPPPSAAPASSSSSSSSSSKFHRARSGGARDERYRSDIHTEAVQAALAKHKEQKMALPMPTKRRSTFVQSPADACTPPDTSSASEDEGSLRRQAALSAALHQSLQNAESWINRSVQGSSTSSSASSTLSHGEGKGTSGSLADVFANTRIENFSVPPDVTATTSTPSARPAAIDLPPSGIVKGMHKGSNRSSLMDTADGVPVSSRVSTKIQQLLNTLKRPKRPPLKEFFVDDFEEIVEVPQPDPNQPKPEGRQMTPVKGEPLGVVCNWPPALEAALQRWGTTQAKCPCLTALDVTGKPVYTLTYGKLWSRSLKLAYTLLNKLGTKNEPVLKPGDRVALVYPNNDPVMFMVAFYGCLLAEVIPVPIEVPLTRKDAGGQQIGFLLGSCGIALALTTEVCLKGLPKTQNGEIVQFKGWPRLKWVVTDSKYLSKSPKDWQPNISAAGTEPAYIEYKTSKEGSVMGVTVSRVAMLAHCQALSQACNYSEGETIVNVLDFKKDAGLWHGILTNVMNKLHTISVPYSVMKTCPLSWVQRVHAHKAKVALVKCRDLHWAMMAHRDQRDVSLSSLRMLIVTDGANPWSVSSCDAFLSLFQSHGLKPEAICPCATSPEAMTIAIRRPGVPGAPLPGRAILSMNGLSFGVIRVNTEDKNSALTVQDVGHVMPGGMMCIVKPDGPPQLCKTDEIGEICVSSRAGGMMYYGLAGVTKNTFEVIPVNSSGSPVGEVPFVRSGLLGFVGPGSLVFVVGKMDGLLMVSGRRHNADDIVATGLAVESIKTVYRGRIAVFSVSVFYDERIVVVAEQRPDASEEDSFQWMSRVLQAIDSIHQVGVYCLALVPANTLPKTPLGGIHISQTKQHFLEGSLHPCNILMCPHTCVTNLPKPRQKQPGVGPASVMVGNLVAGKRIAQASGRDLGQLEDNDLVKKHQFLTEVLQWRAQATPDHPLFLLLNAKGTTVCTATCLQLHKKAERIASVLCDKGHLNAGDNVVLLYPPGIELITAFYGCLYAGCVPVTVRPPHAQSLTATLPTVRMIVEVSKAACILTTQTLMRLLKSREAAGAVDVKTWPTIIDTDDLPRKRLAQIYKPPTPEMLAYLDFSVSTTGMLTGVKMSHAAVSGLCRAIKLQCELYSSRQIAICLDPYCGLGFVLWCLCSVYSGHQSILIPPMELESNLFLWLSTVSQYKIRDTFCSYSVMELCTKGLGNQVEMLKARGINLSCVRTCVVVAEERPRVALTQSFSKLFKDIGLSSRAVSTTFGSRVNVAICLQGTSGPDPTTVYVDLKSLRHDRVRLVERGAPQSLLLSESGKILPGVKVVIVNPETKGPLGDSHLGEIWVNSPHTASGYYTIYDNETLQADHFNTRLSFGDAAQTLWARTGYLGFVRRTELTAASGERHDALYVVGALDETLELRGLRYHPIDIETSVSRTHRSIAECAVFTWTNLLVVVVELCGCEQEALDLVPLVTNVVLEEHYLIVGVVVVVDPGVIPINSRGEKQRMHLRDSFLADQLDPIYVAYNM; encoded by the exons GGGACATCACACAGAAGGGGTatgagaagaagagagcaaAGCTGCTGGCTCCATATGTCCCCCAAAGCCAAG ggGTTGATCCAGCGTCACAGAAGGAATCCAGATCAGCTCAGATGCCCCCTCCATCcgcagctccagcctcctcctcctcctcctcctcctcctcctccaaattCCACCGCGCTCGCTCCGGGGGAGCCCGAGATGAACGGTACCGCTCCG ATATCCACACGGAAGCGGTGCAGGCGGCGCTGGCCAAGCACAAGGAGCAGAAGATGGCCCTGCCCATGCCCACCAAGCGACGCTCCACGTTTGTCCAGTCCCCAGCAGATGCCTGCACTCCCCCAG ACACGTCTTCCGCCTCCGAGGACGAGGGCTCGCTCAGGCGCCAGGCCGCTCTCTCTGCTGCATTGCACCAGAGCTTACAGAATGCTGAGTCTTGGATCAACCGATCTGTTCAGGGGTCATCCACATCCTCATCAGCATCCTCTACGCTTTCCCATGGAGAAGGCAAAGGGACCAGTGGGTCACTAGCTGATGTATTTGCCAATACTCGAATAG AGAATTTCTCAGTCCCCCCAGATGTCACAGCAACTACCTCCACCCCCTCGGCCCGGCCGGCGGCGATCGACCTCCCTCCCTCTGGAATTGTCAAGGGGATGCACAAGGGATCCAACCGCTCCAGCCTCATGGACACTGCTGATG gtgtccctgtgagcagcagagTCTCCACCAAAATTCAGCAGCTGCTCAACACCTTGAAAAGGCCCAAAAGACCACCCCTGAAAGAATTCTTCGTGGATGATTTTGAAGAAATCGTGGAAG TCCCCCAGCCCGACCCCAACCAGCCCAAGCCCGAGGGCAGGCAGATGACCCCGGTGAAGGGGGAGCCCCTGGGAGTGGTTTGTAACtggcctcctgccctggaagcagctctgcagcgttgGGGGACCACCCAGGCCAAGTGTCCCTGTCTGACAGCCCTGGATGTGACAGGAAAACCCGTTTACACCCTCACATATG GCAAACTGTGGAGCAGAAGTCTCAAGCTGGCCTACACCCTGCTCAACAAACTGGGGACCAAAAACGAGCCTGTGTTAAAACCTGGAGACAGG GTGGCCCTTGTCTACCCCAACAACGACCCCGTGATGTTCATGGTGGCATTTTATGGCTGTCTGCTGGCAGAAGTGATCCCAGTGCCTATAGAGGTACCTCTTACCAGAAAG GATGCTGGTGGGCAGCAGATTGGCTTCCTGCTGGGGAGCTGTGGCATTGCCCTGGCCCTCACCACTGAAGTGTGTCTGAAAGGGCTCCCAAAAACCCAGAACGGAGAAATCGTGCAGTTCAAAG GTTGGCCCAGACTCAAATGGGTTGTGACAGATTCAAAATATCTCTCCAAATCTCCCAAGGACTGGCAGCCCAACATCTCAGCAGCAGGAACTGAGCCAGCATATATTGAG tACAAGACCAGCAAGGAGGGCAGTGTCATGGGGGTCACGGTGTCCCGGGTGGCCATGCTGGCCCACTGCCAAGCCTTGTCTCAGGCCTGCAACTACTCTGAAG GTGAGACGATAGTGAATGTGCTGGACTTCAAGAAGGATGCAGGGCTGTGGCACGGGATCCTCACG aATGTAATGAACAAGCTGCACACCATCAGCGTGCCCTATTCTGTGATGAAAACCTGCCCTCTCTCCTGGGTGCAGAGGGTCCACGCCCACAAAG CAAAAGTGGCTTTGGTGAAGTGTCGAGACTTGCACTGGGCCATGATGGCCCACAGAGACCAAAGAGATGTCAGTCTGAGCTCCCTGAGGATGCTGATCGTCACTGATGGTGCAAATCCCT GGTCTGTCTCCTCCTGTGATGCCTTCCTGAGCTTGTTCCAGAGCCATGGGCTCAAACCAGAGGCCATttgtccctgtgccacctcccCCGAGGCGATGACCATCGCGATCCGGAG GCCTGGAGTCCCTGGGGCCCCTTTGCCAGGCAGAGCCATCCTGTCCATGAACGGGCTGAGCTTCGGGGTGATTCGGGTCAACACTGAAGATAAAAACTCTGCTCTCACCGTGCAGGACGTTGGCCACGTGATGCCAGGAG GCATGATGTGCATTGTGAAACCCGATGGGCCACCCCAGCTCTGCAAAACAGACGAGATTGGTGAGATCTGTGTGAGCtccagagcaggagggatgATGTACTATGGGCTGGCAGGGGTGACAAAGAACACTTTCGAG GTGATCCCTGTGAACTCCTCAGGCTCTCCAGTGGGGGAAGTGCCCTTCGTCCGCTCCGGCTTGCTGGGATTTGTCGGCCCC ggcagcctgGTGTTCGTGGTGGGGAAGATGGACGGGCTGCTGATGGTGAGCGGGCGGAGGCACAACGCCGACGACATCGTGGCCACCGGCCTGGCCGTGGAGTCCATCAAGACAGTTTACAGGGGAAG GATCGCCGTGTTCTCCGTGTCCGTGTTCTACGACGAGAGGATCGTGGTGGTGGCGGAGCAGAGGCCGGATGCCTCCGAGGAGGACAGCTTCCAGTGGATGAGTCGGGTGCTGCAG gccaTTGACAGCATTCACCAAGTGGGGGTGTACTGCCTTGCTCTCGTGCCAGCCAACACATTGCCAAAAACTCCGCTGGGAGGGATCCACATCTCACAAACCAAACAGCACTTTCTGGAGGGCTCTCTGCACCCCTGCAACATCCTCATGTGCCCACACACCTGTGTGACAAACTTGCCAAAGCCCAGGCAGAAACAGCCAG GCGTGGGCCCTGCCTCTGTGATGGTGGGGAACCTGGTTGCTGGGAAGCGAATCGCTCAGGCCTCGGGGAGAGACCTGGGCCAGCTGGAAGACAACGATTTAGTTAAAAAG CACCAGTTCCTGACAGAGGTGTTGCAGTGGAGAGCTCAAGCCACTCCTGACCACCCGCTCTTCCTTTTACTGAACGCCAAG GGAACCACTGTGTGCACGGCCACCTGCCTTCAGCTGCACAAGAAGGCCGAGAGGATCGCGTCAGTGCTCTGTGACAAAGGACATCTCAATGCAGGAGACAATGTGGTGCTTCTTTATCCTCCTG GCATTGAGCTCATCACAGCCTTCTATGGCTGCCTGTACGCCGGCTGTGTGCCCGTCACCGTGCGCCCGCCCCACGCCCAGAGCCTCACCGCGACCCTGCCCACCGTCAGGATGATCGTGGAG GTCAGCAAAGCCGCCTGTATCCTCACTACCCAGACCCTGATGAGGCTGCTCAAGTCCAgggaggcagctggagctgtggatGTGAAAACCTGGCCAACCATCATCGACACAG ATGACTTGCCCAGGAAGAGACTGGCCCAGATCTATAAGCCACCCACGCCTGAAATGTTGGCATATCTAGATTTTAGTGTCTCCACAACGGGCATGCTCACAGGAGTAAAG ATGTCCCATGCTGCTGTCAgtggcctgtgcagggccatcAAGCTGCAGTGTGAGCTCTACTCCTCCCGGCAGATTGCCATCTGCCTCGACCCCTACTGCGGGCTGGGATTCGTGCTCTGGTGCCTTTGCAG CGTGTATTCTGGACACCAGTCAATTTTAATTCCTCCTATGGAGCTGGAATCCAACCTTTTTCTCTGGTTATCTACTGTCAGCCAGTATAAAATAAGGGACACTTTCTGTTCCTATTCAGTCATGGAACTGTGCACAAAGGGACTTGGAAACCAAGTTGAAATGTTAAAG GCCCGGGGCATCAACCTGTCGTGCGTGAGGACGTGCGTGGTGGTGGCGGAGGAGCGGCCCCGGGTGGCCCTCACCCAGTCCTTCTCCAAGCTCTTCAAGGACATCGGCCTCTCGTCCCGCGCCGTCAGCACCACCTTCGGCTCCCGGGTCAACGTGGCCATCTGCTTACAG GGAACGTCCGGGCCCGATCCCACCACGGTGTACGTGGACCTGAAGTCCTTGAGGCATGACAG agTCCGTCTGGTGGAACGAGGAGCTCCACAGAGCCTGTTGCTTTCCGAGTCTGGGAAG ATTCTGCCTGGAGTCAAAGTGGTCATTGTCAACCCGGAGACAAAAGGGCCTCTGGGAGATTCCCACCTTGGGGAG ATCTGGGTGAACAGCCCCCACACAGCCAGCGGTTACTACACCATCTACGACAACGAGACCCTCCAGGCCGACCACTTCAACACCCGCCTGAGCTTCGGGGACGCGGCGCAGACGCTCTGGGCCCGCACCGGTTACCTGGGCTTCGTGCGGCGCACCGAGCTCACGGCGGCCAGCGGAG agCGCCACGACGCCCTGTACGTGGTGGGAGCCCTGGATGAGACTCTGGAGCTGCGGGGGCTGCGCTACCACCCCATCGACATCGAGACCTCGGTGTCCCGGACCCACAGGAGCATTGCTGAATG TGCCGTGTTCACCTGGACCAacctgctggtggtggtggtggagctGTGTGGCTGCGAGCAGGAGGCTCTGGATTTAGTCCCTCTGGTGACCAACGTGGTCCTGGAAGAGCATTACCTGATCGTGGgcgtggtggtggtggtggatcCCGGGGTCATCCCCATCAATTCCCGAGGCGAGAAGCAGCGGATGCACCTCCGGGACAGTTTCCTGGCAGATCAGCTGGACCCCATCTACGTGGCCTACAACATGTga